A single window of Gossypium hirsutum isolate 1008001.06 chromosome A10, Gossypium_hirsutum_v2.1, whole genome shotgun sequence DNA harbors:
- the LOC107951473 gene encoding transcription factor DIVARICATA, whose amino-acid sequence MDKVAEMIPGKTVLDVIKQYRELEEDVSDIEAGRIPIPGYPTSSFTLELVDNHDFDGYRKRPNGAKGHDHERKKGVPWTEDEHRRFLMGLVKYGKGDWRNISRNFVVSKTPTQVASHAQKYYQRQLSGGKDKRRPSIHDITVLNLTSTTTFSDHRKALSVNQSNVLALQHKIASMSKAVSLNGSVTVFDSGNGNRFTSSQYQAAQNLYGNAYHGAHIKHQSSVF is encoded by the exons ATGGATAAAGTTGCAGAGATGATACCTGGTAAAACTGTTTTAGATGTTATTAAACAGTACAGGGAATTAGAAGAAGATGTTTCCGATATCGAAGCCGGTCGAATTCCGATCCCCGGTTATCCCACCTCATCTTTTACATTAGAATTGGTCGATAACCATGATTTTGATGGTTATAGGAAAAGACCTAATGGTGCTAAGGGCCATGATCATGAAAGGAAAAAAGGTGTCCCATGGACTGAAGATGAACACAG GAGGTTTCTAATGGGACTTGTAAAGTATGGTAAAGGGGATTGGAGAAATATTTCAAGGAACTTTGTGGTTTCAAAGACACCTACACAAGTTGCTAGCCATGCCCAAAAATATTACCAAAGGCAACTTTCAGGGGGAAAAGATAAGAGGAGACCGAGCATCCACGATATTACAGTTCTCAATCTCACTAGCACCACTACGTTTTCGGACCATCGTAAGGCTCTGTCTGTAAACCAGTCTAATGTCCTTGCATTGCAGCATAAGATAGCGAGTATGTCAAAAGCTGTAAGCCTTAATGGGTCGGTTACTGTTTTCGATTCGGGGAATGGAAACAGGTTTACATCGTCGCAGTACCAGGCTGCTCAAAATCTGTATGGTAATGCTTATCATGGAGCTCATATCAAACACCAAAGTTCAGTATTCTAA
- the LOC107951488 gene encoding laccase-22, which yields MVSSKFKQDKRLETKAAVLSMVCWVRTLLFISVLVPAFVECRIRHYHFNVVVKNETKLCSTKPIVTVNGKFPGQTLYAREGDNVLIRLTNHVQYNVTIHWHGVRQLRTGWSDGPAYITQCPIQPGQNFLYNFTLTGQRGTLLWHAHISWLRSTVHGAIVILPKKGVPYPFPKPYKEKVIVLGEWWKADTEAVVNQAMQTGLPPNISDAHTINGHPGPVPNCSSDDAYTLHVETGKTYLLRVINAALNDELFFKIANHNLTVVEVDACYTKPLETDTLFLGPGQTTTALLKADQGIGKYLIAISPFMDTVVAVDNLTGMGYLRYNHTLAFTPTTFVPIPAVNATPVTSVFSDSLRSLNSKQYPANVPLTIDHSLFFTIGVGINPCATCFNGSRAVAAINNVSFVMPTTAILQAHYYGINGVFTDDFPAKPAIPFNYTGTPPSGIQTMNGTKVYRLAYNSTVQLVIQGNTIVAPESHPTHLHGSNFFVVGRGVGNFDPDKDPLKFNLVDPVERNTVSVPTAGWTAIRFRADNPGIWFFHCHLEVHTTWGLKMAFLVDNGKGPNESIEPPPSDLPKC from the exons ATGGTTTCTTCTAAATTTAAACAAGACAAGAGGTTAGAGACGAAAGCAGCTGTTTTAAGTATGGTTTGTTGGGTTCGGACATTGTTGTTTATTTCTGTTTTGGTTCCTGCATTTGTGGAGTGCCGGATTCGGCATTACCATTTCAAT GTGGTTGTAAAAAATGAAACGAAGCTTTGTTCGACCAAGCCGATTGTGACCGTGAATGGGAAGTTTCCGGGACAGACACTTTATGCTCGAGAAGGCGACAACGTGCTCATAAGGCTAACTAATCATGTTCAATACAACGTTACAATCCATTG GCATGGGGTACGGCAACTTCGAACCGGTTGGTCCGATGGACCAGCATATATCACTCAGTGTCCAATTCAACCAGGCCAAAACTTTCTTTATAACTTCACATTAACAGGTCAAAGAGGGACACTCCTTTGGCATGCACATATTTCGTGGTTGAGATCGACTGTGCATGGTGCTATTGTTATCTTGCCCAAAAAAGGTGTACCTTATCCGTTCCCGAAACCGTATAAGGAAAAAGTCATCGTATTAG GGGAATGGTGGAAAGCGGATACCGAAGCCGTGGTGAACCAAGCAATGCAAACTGGTTTGCCTCCGAATATATCAGATGCACACACGATTAATGGCCATCCGGGGCCAGTTCCTAACTGTTCTTCCGATG ATGCATATACTTTACATGTCGAAACTGGGAAAACCTATCTACTTCGGGTCATCAATGCCGCGCTGAACGATGAACTCTTTTTCAAAATTGCAAACCACAATCTAACCGTTGTGGAAGTCGATGCGTGTTATACGAAACCCTTGGAAACCGATACATTATTTCTCGGTCCAGGACAAACCACAACTGCACTTCTTAAAGCAGATCAAGGCATTGGCAAGTACTTAATAGCTATATCTCCATTTATGGACACTGTCGTTGCGGTCGATAACTTGACCGGAATGGGATACTTACGATACAATCACACCCTTGCCTTTACACCAACTACCTTTGTTCCCATCCCTGCCGTAAATGCAACACCCGTGACATCGGTTTTTTCTGATTCTCTTCGAAGCCTTAATTCGAAACAATACCCTGCCAACGTCCCTTTAACCATCGATCATTCACTATTTTTCACCATCGGGGTCGGGATTAACCCTTGCGCCACATGTTTTAATGGTTCACGAGCCGTAGCAGCTATTAACAATGTATCCTTTGTCATGCCAACTACAGCAATCCTTCAAGCACATTACTACGGAATAAATGGCGTTTTCACCGATGATTTCCCAGCAAAGCCGGCAATACCGTTCAATTATACCGGCACTCCACCGTCTGGTATACAAACGATGAATGGTACCAAGGTATACAGATTGGCCTATAATTCAACAGTTCAACTTGTGATCCAAGGGAACACTATAGTAGCACCCGAGAGCCATCCAACCCATCTTCACGGATCCAACTTCTTCGTAGTCGGTAGAGGGGTTGGAAACTTCGATCCGGATAAGGATCCATTGAAATTCAATCTTGTCGATCCGGTTGAACGGAACACAGTAAGCGTACCAACTGCAGGGTGGACTGCAATAAGATTCAGAGCAGATAACCCAG GGATCTGGTTTTTTCATTGCCATTTGGAAGTTCATACAACATGGGGACTTAAGATGGCATTCTTGGTGGACAACGGAAAAGGACCGAACGAGTCGATCGAGCCGCCTCCGAGCGATCTTCCGAAGTGTTGA
- the LOC107951480 gene encoding transcription factor DIVARICATA: MISGKTVSDSSFTLELVGNNDFDAYRRSSNGAKGPNHERKKGISWTIEEHRMFLMGLKKYGKGDWRNISRNFVGSKTPTQVASHAQKYQKWKLPRGKDEKKPSIHDVTVLDLTGTTVFSDDRKPPSANHSNVASQQKPASMSKTSPNDGSATVFDLVNDQYVKSRL; this comes from the exons ATGATATCTGGAAAAACTGTCTCAGACTCATCTTTTACATTAGAATTGGTTGGTAACAATGATTTTGATGCTTACAGGAGGAGCTCTAATGGTGCTAAAGGCCCTAATCATGAAAGGAAGAAAGGGATCTCATGGACTATTGAAGAACACAG GATGTTTCTAATGGGGCTTAAAAAGTATGGTAAAGGGGATTGGAGAAACATCTCAAGGAACTTTGTGGGTTCCAAGACACCAACACAAGTTGCAAGCCATGCTCAAAAATACCAGAAGTGGAAGCTTCCAAGGGGAAAAGATGAGAAGAAACCAAGCATCCATGACGTTACAGTTCTCGATCTCACCGGCACAACGGTGTTTTCGGATGATCGTAAACCGCCTTCGGCAAACCATTCTAATGTAGCATCGCAGCAAAAGCCGGCTAGTATGTCAAAAACAAGCCCTAATGATGGATCAGCTACGGTTTTCGATTTGGTGAATGACCAGTATGTCAAAAGCAGGCTGTAA